In a single window of the Paenibacillus sp. MMS20-IR301 genome:
- the rnr gene encoding ribonuclease R: MITQDNLLDFMRETAYKPLTYDELVSHFAIEDREAFVAFERLLIDLEKDGRIILTRNNRYGVPERMDLLRGRLQAHAKGFAFLIPDDRDHPDVYIHANDLKGAMNGDIVLIRITSRSQSGGRMEGEVERILIRGVSQTVGVFQSLETYGFVLPDDKRINRDIFIPKQSFKGAVDGEKVVVRIVSYPEGRAAAEGEIIEILGHKDDPGVDILSVIRKHQLPEAFPAEVMKEAEQAPDSITDEEIIQQGRRDLRGLNIVTIDGADAKDLDDAVNVERLENGHYKLGVHIADVGYYVREGSELDKEAYDRGCSVYLVDRVIPMLPHRLSNGICSLNPKVDRLTMSCEMEFDEHMKVVKHDVFTSVIRTKERMTYSDVRKIVEDEDPELLERYAPLIGDFRLMKELAMKLRGARMRRGAVDFDFEESKIIVDEAGKAIDIVKRERSVAEQIIEEFMLAANETVAEHFHWLKVPFLYRIHEDPDPEKLQNFMAFASNFGYHVKGRGNSVHPRALQDLLEQIQGTKEQTVISTMMLRSMKQAKYDAESTGHFGLAAEFYSHFTSPIRRYPDLVIHRVMREVLENGGALTEKRHEYLAGRMPDIAQQSSERERVAVEAERDTEQLKKAEYMQDKVGEEFDAMVSSVTSFGMFIELDNTVEGLIRLSALTDDYYHFDEAHMALIGGRTSKVFRIGDEVKIRVAKVNMDDHTIDFELVDMKPRAAGEHRSYGGRGGKGGRPGAGGFNKPLAGKAGGKGRGKGKPGSAAGAGNGKNGSAAGKAKSGGKAKGSIFGAAGKSKKDSGAGAWSLGGNTGGESGSRGKGEGNSGAGAWGKGEGYAGNGNADGFGGAGVAPGEGGGAAGGRKRGRGPEAAAQRALAAASAAGGERGRGRGGDAGGSGAGRGIAFGFGSGKGGYGAPSGGSGGQSSGELRGVDGNTRLRSREDLGGSFGGEGRSAAPGGKGRRKKKNKGGVFIGTSVTPGNVKNTNPASADAGSDKSGSPEGGSRRKRKKKPQA; encoded by the coding sequence ATGATAACACAGGATAACCTGCTTGATTTTATGCGGGAGACTGCTTATAAACCATTAACTTATGATGAACTGGTGAGCCATTTCGCAATTGAGGATAGAGAGGCTTTTGTAGCCTTTGAACGCTTGCTGATTGACCTGGAAAAGGACGGCCGGATTATTCTGACCCGGAATAACCGTTACGGCGTACCGGAGCGGATGGATCTGCTGCGCGGGCGGCTGCAGGCTCATGCGAAAGGCTTTGCCTTCTTAATTCCCGATGACCGCGATCATCCCGATGTATACATTCACGCAAATGATTTGAAGGGGGCAATGAACGGAGATATCGTACTGATCCGGATTACCTCAAGAAGCCAGTCCGGCGGACGGATGGAAGGCGAAGTGGAGCGGATTCTGATCAGAGGCGTGTCTCAGACGGTGGGCGTATTCCAGAGCCTGGAGACGTATGGCTTTGTGCTGCCGGATGATAAGCGGATTAACCGTGATATTTTCATCCCCAAACAGAGTTTTAAAGGAGCTGTTGATGGGGAAAAGGTTGTCGTCCGCATCGTAAGTTATCCGGAAGGCCGTGCAGCGGCTGAAGGAGAGATCATTGAGATTCTCGGCCATAAGGATGATCCGGGGGTAGATATTCTATCGGTTATCCGCAAACATCAGCTGCCTGAGGCTTTCCCGGCTGAAGTGATGAAGGAAGCGGAGCAGGCGCCCGATTCGATTACCGATGAGGAGATTATTCAGCAGGGGCGCCGCGATTTACGCGGATTAAATATAGTAACCATTGACGGCGCAGATGCCAAAGACCTCGATGATGCGGTTAACGTGGAACGTCTGGAGAACGGGCACTACAAGCTGGGCGTGCATATTGCCGATGTTGGTTATTATGTGCGTGAAGGCTCTGAGCTGGATAAGGAAGCTTATGACCGCGGCTGTAGTGTCTATCTGGTGGACCGGGTAATTCCTATGCTGCCGCACCGGCTGTCAAACGGTATATGCAGCTTGAATCCTAAGGTGGACCGGCTGACCATGTCCTGCGAAATGGAATTTGATGAGCATATGAAGGTTGTGAAGCATGATGTCTTCACGAGCGTAATCCGGACCAAGGAGCGCATGACCTATTCCGATGTCCGTAAAATCGTCGAGGATGAAGATCCTGAGCTGCTGGAGCGTTACGCCCCGCTGATCGGTGATTTCCGTCTGATGAAGGAGCTTGCCATGAAGCTGCGCGGTGCGCGGATGCGGCGCGGTGCGGTTGATTTCGATTTCGAAGAGAGCAAAATCATTGTGGATGAAGCCGGTAAAGCGATCGATATTGTGAAGCGGGAACGTTCCGTGGCCGAGCAGATTATTGAAGAGTTCATGCTTGCGGCCAATGAGACGGTGGCTGAGCATTTCCACTGGCTGAAGGTGCCGTTCCTGTACCGGATTCATGAGGATCCGGACCCGGAGAAGCTGCAGAATTTCATGGCTTTTGCTTCTAACTTCGGCTACCATGTCAAGGGACGAGGCAACTCTGTACATCCGCGTGCGCTGCAGGATCTGCTGGAGCAGATTCAAGGCACCAAGGAGCAGACCGTCATCAGCACAATGATGCTGCGGTCGATGAAGCAGGCGAAATATGATGCTGAGAGCACAGGACACTTCGGACTGGCAGCAGAATTCTACTCCCACTTCACTTCGCCGATCCGCCGCTACCCTGACCTCGTTATTCACCGTGTAATGCGTGAAGTCCTGGAGAATGGCGGAGCACTGACCGAGAAACGGCATGAATATCTGGCGGGACGGATGCCGGATATCGCCCAGCAGTCCTCGGAGCGTGAGCGTGTAGCTGTAGAGGCTGAACGGGATACAGAGCAGCTGAAGAAAGCCGAGTACATGCAGGACAAGGTCGGCGAAGAATTCGACGCCATGGTCAGCAGTGTTACCAGCTTCGGGATGTTCATTGAACTGGACAACACGGTTGAAGGACTGATTCGTCTCAGCGCGCTGACAGACGATTACTATCACTTCGATGAAGCGCATATGGCGCTGATTGGCGGGCGGACCTCCAAGGTATTCCGTATCGGTGATGAAGTGAAGATCCGTGTGGCTAAAGTCAACATGGATGACCATACGATCGACTTTGAACTGGTTGACATGAAGCCCCGCGCAGCGGGTGAACACCGGAGCTACGGTGGCCGCGGCGGCAAAGGCGGCCGTCCGGGAGCCGGTGGGTTCAACAAGCCACTGGCAGGCAAAGCTGGCGGTAAAGGCCGCGGGAAAGGCAAACCCGGCAGCGCAGCCGGTGCGGGTAATGGCAAGAACGGCAGCGCCGCAGGTAAAGCTAAAAGTGGCGGTAAAGCGAAAGGAAGTATCTTCGGCGCAGCCGGCAAAAGCAAGAAGGATAGCGGGGCCGGTGCTTGGAGCCTAGGCGGCAATACCGGGGGCGAATCCGGCAGCCGGGGCAAGGGCGAAGGCAATAGCGGAGCCGGCGCTTGGGGTAAAGGCGAGGGCTACGCAGGTAATGGCAATGCGGACGGATTCGGCGGCGCGGGTGTAGCGCCGGGTGAAGGCGGGGGCGCAGCAGGGGGCCGCAAGCGCGGACGCGGGCCGGAGGCAGCAGCGCAGCGTGCATTAGCTGCTGCTTCCGCTGCAGGCGGTGAGCGCGGCAGAGGCCGCGGCGGAGACGCCGGAGGCAGTGGCGCGGGACGCGGCATTGCCTTCGGGTTCGGCTCCGGCAAGGGCGGCTACGGCGCGCCAAGCGGCGGCAGTGGCGGGCAGAGCAGCGGTGAGCTGCGCGGCGTGGACGGGAACACGCGGCTGCGCAGCCGCGAGGACCTGGGCGGCAGCTTCGGCGGCGAAGGCCGCAGCGCAGCGCCCGGGGGTAAGGGCCGCCGCAAGAAGAAGAACAAAGGCGGCGTGTTCATTGGCACTTCCGTGACCCCGGGGAACGTGAAGAACACGAACCCGGCATCCGCAGATGCCGGCAGTGACAAGAGCGGCAGCCCCGAAGGGGGCAGCCGCAGGAAACGCAAGAAGAAACCGCAGGCTTAA
- a CDS encoding IS1182 family transposase (programmed frameshift): MLRSNREKQQAYEFVSIEDLVPQDHLLRKVDKYIDFSFIDEKVRPLYCSDNGRPAIDPVVLFKMLFIGYFYGVRSERQLEREVQTNLAYRWFLGLGLTDKVPDHSTLSWNRRTRFKDTNIFQDIFDEIVLQAISHRMVGGRVLVSDSTHVKANANKHQYTKQQVLQNTKDYVDELNAAVEADRENHGKKPLKPREEVNEEKEIKVSKTDPDSGYMIRDGKPEGFFYLDHRTVDMKYNLITDVHVTPGNVHDSVPYLSRLDRQQERFGFQVEAIALDSGYLTTPICRGLQSRKIFAVIAHRRFHSKQGLFPKWKFSFNAEQEMYVCPAGQELKYRTTDRKGYQQYASDPEQCKSCPFLNQCTQSKNHRKVVTRHVWEDSKDWVRDNRLSKSGKQLYRKRKETIERSFADAKELHGFRYCRLRGLPNVREQALMTAAVQNMKKMAIHLDRREKRG; this comes from the exons ATGCTTCGCTCCAATCGAGAAAAACAACAAGCTTATGAATTTGTTTCTATTGAAGATTTGGTTCCTCAAGACCACTTGCTTCGCAAGGTAGATAAATATATTGATTTTTCGTTTATCGATGAGAAGGTTAGACCCTTGTACTGCTCGGATAACGGACGCCCTGCGATTGATCCTGTCGTGTTATTTAAAATGCTTTTCATAGGGTATTTCTACGGCGTTCGTTCCGAACGTCAGCTAGAACGTGAAGTTCAAACGAATTTAGCTTACCGCTGGTTTCTTGGACTCGGATTAACCGACAAGGTTCCAGACCACTCCACCTTGAGTTGGAACCGGCGTACCCGATTTAAAGACACAAACATTTTTCAGGATATTTTCGACGAAATTGTTCTTCAGGCGATTTCGCACCGGATGGTGGGCGGACGAGTTCTTGTCTCGGACTCCACCCACGTCAAGGCCAATGCAAATAAACACCAATACACCAAACAACAGGTGCTGCAAAATACTAAGGATTATGTAGATGAACTCAATGCTGCGGTAGAGGCAGACCGGGAAAACCATGGAAAAAAGCCCT TAAAACCTAGAGAGGAAGTGAACGAAGAAAAAGAAATTAAAGTGAGCAAGACCGATCCTGATAGCGGGTACATGATCCGCGATGGTAAACCGGAAGGCTTTTTTTATCTGGACCACCGGACTGTAGATATGAAATACAATCTCATTACGGATGTCCATGTTACGCCCGGAAATGTCCATGATTCCGTGCCGTATTTGTCGCGTCTAGACCGGCAGCAAGAACGTTTTGGATTTCAAGTGGAAGCCATTGCTCTAGATTCAGGATATTTAACAACACCGATTTGCCGCGGTCTGCAAAGCCGAAAGATTTTTGCCGTTATTGCTCACCGGAGATTCCATTCCAAGCAAGGACTATTCCCAAAATGGAAGTTTTCGTTTAACGCAGAGCAAGAGATGTATGTCTGTCCGGCTGGTCAAGAACTGAAGTACCGCACAACGGACCGCAAAGGATACCAGCAGTATGCATCTGATCCAGAGCAATGCAAAAGTTGCCCGTTTTTAAACCAGTGTACGCAGTCCAAAAACCACCGCAAAGTGGTAACTCGGCATGTCTGGGAGGACAGTAAGGATTGGGTCCGAGACAACCGGCTCAGCAAGTCGGGAAAGCAGTTGTACCGCAAACGAAAAGAAACGATTGAGCGAAGCTTCGCGGATGCTAAAGAGCTCCATGGGTTTCGCTATTGCCGGTTGCGCGGACTGCCAAATGTCAGGGAACAAGCACTGATGACGGCAGCCGTGCAGAACATGAAGAAGATGGCGATCCACCTGGATCGCCGGGAAAAACGGGGATAA
- the smpB gene encoding SsrA-binding protein SmpB has protein sequence MGKKADGKVLAQNKKASHDYFIEDTYEAGLVLTGTEIKSLRNGRANIGDAFATIRNGEIHIHNMHISPFEQGNRANPSDPTRTRKLLMHKEQINKLLGSSKRDGFTIVPLKVYVRNGYAKLLIGLGKGKKEYDKRDSAAKRDAQRDIQRVLREKQKVAR, from the coding sequence ATGGGTAAAAAAGCAGACGGGAAAGTGCTCGCCCAGAACAAAAAGGCTTCCCATGATTATTTTATTGAGGATACGTATGAGGCAGGCCTGGTTCTGACTGGAACAGAGATCAAATCGCTGCGTAACGGCCGCGCAAATATCGGAGATGCGTTTGCCACCATCCGCAACGGCGAGATTCATATCCACAATATGCATATCAGCCCATTCGAACAGGGGAACCGCGCCAATCCTAGCGATCCGACACGTACGCGCAAGCTGCTTATGCACAAGGAACAGATCAACAAGCTGCTCGGCTCCTCTAAGCGCGATGGCTTCACGATTGTACCGTTGAAGGTGTACGTGCGTAATGGCTACGCCAAGCTTCTGATCGGCCTTGGTAAAGGGAAGAAGGAATATGACAAACGCGATTCTGCCGCGAAACGTGATGCTCAGCGTGATATCCAGCGTGTACTGCGCGAGAAGCAAAAGGTCGCCAGGTAG
- a CDS encoding YesK family protein, translated as MNAIIAGIGVGILLIILSWILSRSSSRRNRFIYYPGFAGFIGGVVLLICSLLVIGGWEGIGYAFFAVPVILISGLLLLVLASYRRQT; from the coding sequence ATGAATGCCATTATTGCCGGGATAGGGGTTGGAATATTACTTATCATCCTCAGCTGGATACTGTCACGAAGCAGCAGCAGGCGGAACCGCTTTATCTATTATCCCGGATTCGCCGGGTTTATCGGCGGCGTTGTTCTGCTAATTTGCAGCTTGCTGGTAATTGGCGGCTGGGAGGGAATAGGATATGCTTTCTTTGCAGTGCCCGTAATCCTGATCTCAGGTTTACTATTACTCGTTCTTGCATCCTATAGAAGACAAACCTGA
- the eno gene encoding phosphopyruvate hydratase: protein MTIISDVYAREVLDSRGNPTVEVDVYLESGAKGRAIVPSGASTGAHEAVELRDGDKSRYMGKGVLKAVENVNEIIAPEVIGMDALDQVGIDKLMITLDGTHNKGKLGANAILAVSMAVARAAATALDIPLYVYLGGFNSKTLPVPMMNIINGGEHADNNIDVQEFMVLPVGAPSFKEALRTGAEIFHNLKSVLQSKGLNTAVGDEGGFAPNLGSNEEAITTIIEAIEKAGYKPGVDVFLGMDVASTEFYKDGKYTLAGEGKSYTSAEYVDLLASWVEKYPIITIEDGMSEDDWDGWKLLTEKLGDKVQLVGDDLFVTNTERLATGIEKGIGNSILVKVNQIGTLTETFDAIEMAKRAGYTAVISHRSGESEDSTIADIAVATNAGQIKTGAPSRTDRVAKYNQLLRIEDELGELAQYNGLKSFYNLKR, encoded by the coding sequence ATGACTATTATTTCTGATGTGTATGCACGCGAAGTCCTTGACTCCCGCGGTAACCCTACTGTAGAGGTTGATGTTTATCTTGAATCTGGTGCTAAAGGCCGCGCTATCGTTCCTTCCGGCGCTTCCACTGGCGCTCATGAAGCTGTAGAGCTTCGTGACGGCGACAAATCCCGTTACATGGGTAAAGGCGTTCTGAAAGCTGTTGAGAACGTAAATGAAATTATCGCTCCAGAAGTAATCGGTATGGACGCTCTTGACCAAGTGGGCATCGACAAGCTGATGATCACTTTGGACGGAACTCACAATAAAGGTAAACTGGGTGCTAACGCAATCCTGGCTGTATCCATGGCCGTAGCCCGCGCTGCTGCAACAGCTCTGGATATTCCTTTGTACGTATACCTGGGCGGATTCAACTCCAAGACTCTTCCAGTACCAATGATGAACATCATCAATGGTGGTGAGCACGCAGACAACAACATCGACGTTCAAGAGTTCATGGTTCTTCCGGTTGGAGCTCCTAGCTTCAAAGAAGCTCTTCGTACAGGTGCTGAAATCTTCCACAACCTGAAATCCGTACTTCAATCCAAAGGCCTGAACACTGCTGTAGGTGACGAAGGCGGCTTCGCACCGAACCTTGGTTCGAACGAAGAAGCAATCACTACCATCATCGAAGCGATCGAAAAAGCCGGTTACAAACCAGGTGTTGACGTATTCCTTGGTATGGACGTTGCTTCTACTGAGTTCTACAAAGATGGCAAATACACACTTGCCGGCGAAGGTAAATCTTACACTTCCGCTGAATATGTGGACCTGCTTGCTTCTTGGGTTGAGAAATATCCAATCATCACTATCGAAGATGGTATGTCCGAAGATGACTGGGATGGCTGGAAATTGCTCACAGAAAAATTGGGCGATAAAGTTCAACTCGTTGGTGACGACCTGTTCGTAACTAACACTGAGCGCCTTGCAACAGGTATCGAAAAAGGCATCGGTAACTCCATCCTGGTTAAGGTTAACCAGATTGGTACACTGACTGAAACTTTCGATGCTATCGAAATGGCAAAACGTGCTGGCTACACAGCAGTTATCTCCCACCGTTCCGGTGAATCCGAAGACAGCACAATCGCTGACATCGCTGTTGCGACTAACGCTGGCCAGATCAAAACGGGTGCTCCTTCCCGTACAGACCGTGTTGCTAAATACAACCAGTTGCTTCGCATCGAAGACGAACTGGGCGAGTTGGCTCAATACAACGGCCTGAAATCCTTCTACAACCTCAAAAGATAA
- a CDS encoding Rpn family recombination-promoting nuclease/putative transposase yields MELMPMDLLDPRVDFVFKRIFGSENNKDVLLAFLNCIFTEAGEPPLTEIILMNPYTDKDDPLDKQSIFDVYAKTSEGKLIDIEMQLFNKYDIEKRTLFYWSKRYASQLSEGDKYPELKKCVTINILNYGFLKNEQYHNVFHLREDRTGISLIDDIEVHFLELPKLDEHSVPSEGGLINWLLFLKGADTSQWEVLKMNEPGLEKAMDTLQYLSQDSEARRLYEARQKYLHDEASMLGSAKLAGIKEVARNMLDLNLDITTIIKATGLTEQEINALRK; encoded by the coding sequence ATGGAGCTGATGCCGATGGATTTACTGGACCCACGTGTTGATTTTGTGTTCAAACGGATATTTGGCAGCGAGAACAATAAGGATGTGCTGCTGGCGTTCCTTAACTGTATTTTCACAGAAGCTGGCGAGCCGCCGCTGACCGAGATCATCCTGATGAATCCTTATACGGATAAAGACGATCCGCTCGACAAACAATCCATTTTTGATGTTTACGCCAAGACCTCTGAAGGTAAACTAATTGATATAGAGATGCAGTTATTTAATAAGTACGACATAGAGAAAAGAACGCTTTTTTATTGGAGCAAACGGTATGCGAGTCAACTGAGTGAAGGGGACAAGTATCCAGAGTTGAAGAAATGCGTAACGATTAACATTTTAAACTATGGATTCTTGAAGAATGAGCAATATCATAACGTATTTCATCTGCGGGAAGACCGAACAGGGATATCCTTGATTGATGACATCGAGGTTCATTTCTTGGAGTTGCCGAAGCTGGATGAACATAGCGTTCCGTCTGAAGGCGGGTTGATCAATTGGCTGTTGTTCCTGAAAGGTGCGGATACATCACAATGGGAGGTGCTGAAGATGAATGAGCCAGGATTGGAGAAGGCCATGGATACCTTGCAATATTTGAGTCAGGATTCAGAGGCCAGACGGTTGTATGAGGCTAGACAGAAGTATTTGCATGATGAGGCCTCCATGCTGGGAAGTGCTAAATTGGCAGGTATAAAGGAAGTCGCGAGGAATATGCTTGACTTAAATCTAGACATAACAACGATTATAAAAGCTACTGGATTAACAGAACAGGAGATCAATGCATTGAGAAAATAA
- a CDS encoding ATP-binding protein: MDYLHGSLFEEDYLLRTLGALANSPDIALTELVANAWDAGASQVSITIPNEYSDEIVVIDNGAGLKPEDFKLRWMTLGYNRLKHQGDIVKFPEENGSGYRRAFGRNGIGRHGMLCFSNEYIVETVHESGVGSRFVVAVTSGQQPFTLLREERIQTVGHGTTLRAKVERNLPNPKVVRDLLSARFMQDPRFQVTVNGASIELMQHGGLIDSRQIIVNDNVTLELVIIDSSKTAKTARQHGVAFWVGNRLVGEPSWTLGDYSIDGRTSFAKRHTIVVKTNDLFDAVMPDWSAFKKWPLIDEVYRIVASNIETIYKNSMKDRIQETQHAVLYQHRTELSQLHALGRVEVSHFVEQLTEEQPTINQEHLSAAVQAVIQLEKSRSGANLIHKLSMLSEEDVEGLNRLLDDWSVKDALVVLDEIDKRLLVIEALGRFSEDPTTDELKTLHPLVLQARWLFGPEFDSPHYTSNVSLTSAMSKLFQRKVSKDAFYNARNRPDIIIVENATLSAICSEEFDDDSPLLKMKRILIIELKRGGFAIGRNEMDQAGHYVEDLLNSGHLSGTPFINAFVVGHEIDSKITRIRKVGDNPERGRIEATTFGQLVSTANQRLMRLKEQLDDRYKGYTDSTIVQKVLNEPYQELLFEDTETA; this comes from the coding sequence GTGGACTATCTACATGGATCGCTTTTTGAAGAGGATTATTTATTACGTACCCTCGGAGCACTTGCGAATTCACCAGATATTGCACTGACAGAGCTGGTGGCGAATGCATGGGATGCTGGTGCTTCTCAGGTTAGTATTACAATCCCAAACGAATATTCCGACGAAATTGTAGTGATAGATAATGGAGCAGGCCTTAAACCAGAAGATTTCAAGTTGCGATGGATGACACTTGGCTACAATCGCCTGAAACATCAAGGCGATATTGTAAAGTTCCCTGAAGAAAATGGTAGTGGCTATCGTCGGGCATTTGGCAGGAATGGTATCGGCAGACATGGTATGCTGTGTTTTTCAAATGAGTATATTGTTGAAACTGTTCATGAAAGTGGAGTAGGCTCAAGGTTTGTTGTTGCGGTTACGAGTGGACAGCAGCCGTTTACTCTTTTGCGTGAGGAGCGTATCCAAACAGTGGGCCACGGCACGACTTTGAGGGCGAAAGTGGAACGGAATTTGCCTAATCCGAAAGTGGTTCGTGATCTACTTTCGGCGAGATTTATGCAAGACCCAAGATTTCAAGTGACCGTGAATGGTGCCTCAATTGAGCTAATGCAGCATGGAGGACTAATTGATTCAAGACAAATTATTGTTAACGATAATGTAACTCTCGAACTTGTGATCATCGATTCATCCAAAACGGCGAAGACTGCCCGTCAGCACGGAGTAGCTTTTTGGGTTGGCAATAGACTGGTTGGTGAACCAAGTTGGACACTGGGTGATTATTCTATCGACGGCAGAACGAGTTTCGCAAAACGACATACCATTGTTGTCAAAACGAATGATTTGTTTGATGCAGTTATGCCTGATTGGTCGGCATTCAAGAAATGGCCGCTAATTGATGAGGTCTATCGAATTGTGGCATCAAATATTGAGACTATTTATAAGAACTCAATGAAGGACAGGATTCAAGAGACGCAGCACGCTGTACTGTACCAGCATCGAACGGAACTATCTCAATTACATGCTCTTGGAAGGGTCGAGGTGTCCCATTTTGTCGAGCAATTGACAGAAGAACAGCCGACGATCAATCAAGAGCATTTGTCAGCAGCGGTACAAGCTGTTATTCAGCTTGAAAAATCGAGAAGTGGAGCTAACTTGATTCACAAGCTATCTATGTTATCTGAAGAAGATGTTGAAGGGTTGAATCGGCTTTTAGATGATTGGAGTGTTAAAGATGCCCTGGTTGTTCTCGATGAAATTGATAAGCGTTTGCTTGTAATTGAAGCTCTAGGCAGATTTTCAGAAGATCCCACGACAGATGAACTGAAGACATTACATCCACTGGTTCTTCAAGCCCGATGGTTATTTGGGCCAGAGTTCGATTCTCCGCATTATACGTCCAATGTGTCGCTCACGTCGGCCATGAGTAAGTTGTTTCAAAGGAAAGTAAGCAAGGATGCATTTTACAATGCGCGTAATCGTCCTGACATCATTATTGTGGAAAATGCAACGCTATCTGCTATTTGTTCAGAAGAGTTCGATGATGACAGCCCTCTGTTGAAGATGAAGCGAATACTAATTATTGAATTGAAACGAGGCGGCTTTGCTATAGGGCGCAATGAGATGGATCAGGCGGGACATTATGTAGAGGACCTTCTTAATTCGGGTCATCTAAGTGGTACACCATTCATTAACGCATTTGTTGTAGGTCATGAAATTGATTCCAAAATAACCCGAATCCGTAAAGTTGGTGATAATCCTGAGCGGGGTCGCATTGAGGCGACTACTTTTGGACAACTGGTAAGTACAGCTAATCAGCGGTTAATGCGGCTCAAGGAGCAACTAGATGATCGGTATAAAGGATATACTGACTCGACCATTGTCCAAAAGGTGCTGAATGAGCCCTATCAGGAACTTTTGTTCGAAGATACAGAAACTGCGTAG
- the secG gene encoding preprotein translocase subunit SecG, protein MDIFLKVVLLIFAVGLIAVVLLQKGKSAGLSGAISGGAEHLFGKTKARGMELVLQRVTVGLAAGFFIMSIVVAIVID, encoded by the coding sequence ATGGATATCTTTTTGAAAGTGGTGCTTCTGATTTTTGCCGTGGGTCTGATTGCGGTCGTTCTTCTGCAAAAAGGGAAAAGTGCTGGTCTTTCCGGTGCCATCTCCGGCGGTGCTGAGCATCTCTTCGGTAAAACAAAGGCACGCGGTATGGAACTCGTGCTGCAGCGTGTAACAGTTGGACTTGCTGCCGGATTCTTTATCATGTCGATCGTAGTGGCTATCGTTATTGACTAG